In a genomic window of Quercus lobata isolate SW786 chromosome 4, ValleyOak3.0 Primary Assembly, whole genome shotgun sequence:
- the LOC115984871 gene encoding probable pectinesterase 29 produces MGSQEFVGDLAIKMMVENGDMEVPARVFEGVKRSVPPKMNKKKKERKEKEKVTITYDKTCIFRNGAGRHVTLIEWGDHKLMNSSSTFTSVAENLVVKGIEFKNTYNIGLYSPKQKRHRPALAAEILGDKAAFYNCSFSGMQDTLWDAVGHHYFYQCYIQGGIDFIFGNGQSFYEGRDSADDPSGFVFKDCETLGKGKAYLGRAFSRVIIANSKLSDVVVPQGWNAWFNVGHE; encoded by the exons ATGGGTTCTCAAGAATTTGTCGGTGATCTTGCCATAAAAATGATGGTGGAAAATGGTGATATGGAGGTGCCGGCAAGAGTGTTTGAAGGAGTGAAGAGGAGTGTTCCACCGAAAatgaacaagaagaaaaaagaaagaaaagagaa AGAAAAAGTCACAATCACATACGATAAAACATGTATTTTCCGTAATGGAGCAGGCCGACATGTTACGTTAATTGAATGGGGTGATCATAAACTTATGAATTCTAGCTCTACTTTCACTTCAGTTGCTGAAAATCTTGTGGTCAAAGGCATTGAATTTAAG AACACATACAATATTGGTCTGTATAGCCCAAAACAGAAACGCCACAGACCAGCTTTGGCAGCTGAAATACTAGGGGACAAAGCTGCTTTCTACAACTGCAGCTTTTCGGGGATGCAAGATACCTTGTGGGATGCCGTAGGCCACCATTACTTTTACCAATGCTACATCCAAGGTGGAATTGATTTTATATTTGGCAATGGCCAATCTTTCTATGAG GGAAGGGACTCAGCTGATGATCCTTCTGGCTTTGTGTTTAAAGATTGTGAGACTCTTGGGAAAGGTAAAGCTTACCTTGGGAGAGCTTTTTCTAGAGTAATTATTGCCAATTCAAAGTTATCAGATGTAGTAGTCCCGCAGGGCTGGAATGCTTGGTTCAACGTGGGCCATGAGTAA